The following proteins come from a genomic window of Sesamum indicum cultivar Zhongzhi No. 13 linkage group LG10, S_indicum_v1.0, whole genome shotgun sequence:
- the LOC105172840 gene encoding uncharacterized protein LOC105172840 has product MAELSPQVQERRKEGLEDDTPTPTLDVHSVSMKIQRAREVYKAYGEDEDKPTKGEVMVWYLYGLCSYFVHTVLIPIVFPLIISQTVGDPPVPRQGWLRSHKDLQCKENEMRLYEGLVHRAIKLGANNLSPLEWTSISWITGLILSAPILGIVSVLLDYSHYQQLIAGAATGIGALFCLPAGFFRKSWIFPPYIAAIVAANTIVGAAHARHLGLMIRGFTGSTIPKRQFPNRRSFASWLSLYSTAAGCLGAAIMASFTYHMLRHSDHFNALWVVSIFSGLKWGLGMIHIFSTNRATASFTDSESNPAPITHIVSIFRYPHAAGSLAGVFLSSFTSMCIFGAGLLYAIGYLCIKAKHILFLWLIYFLVPLVSLPLAHPLQQTMKSDAEKMQLLGFILSSLTSGFGFYYQGSTWGIGHLLLFAAIQGTSTGLLHAFGRVLWLDCSPAGKEGAFSVWFSWARALGACAGFALATAMPGDVGKAFGVSFCAGLVGMIVLIFGNISSFRGAKAAGHVIKSENNSPVHGWDDDHVKGSVTTEVVPQGKVDV; this is encoded by the exons ATGGCAGAGCTGAGTCCTCAGGTTCAAGAAAGGCGGAAAGAAGGGCTGGAGGACGACACGCCTACGCCTACACTCGATGTCCACAGTGTGTCAATGAAAATTCAGAGGGCCCGAGAGGTCTACAAAGCATATGGCGAGGATGAAGATAAGCCCACAAAGGGTGAAGTTATGGTCTGGTACTTGTATGGACTGTGCTCATACTTTGTGCACACTGTCCTGATTCCTATTGTCTTCCCACTCATTATCAGCCAAACAGTCGGTGATCCACCGGTGCCTCGGCAAGGTTGGTTGAGGAGCCATAAGGATTTGCAGTGCAAGGAGAACGAAATGCGACT ATATGAAGGACTGGTGCACAGGGCAATCAAACTTGGTGCCAACAATTTGTCCCCCTTAGAATGGACTTCAATTTCTTGGATAACAGGACTGATTCTTTCAGCACCTATACTTGGTATCGTTTCGGTCCTGCTTGACTACAGCCACTATCAGCAACTTATTGCTGGTGCAGCCACAGGCATAGGAGCTCTCTTCTGCCTCCCCGCTGGGTTTTTTAGGAAATCCTGGATCTTCCCGCCGTACATCGCCGCCATTGTGGCAGCAAACACCATTGTTGGAGCAGCCCACGCCCGCCACCTTGGGCTAATGATCCGTGGATTCACAGGCTCCACAATCCCCAAACGCCAGTTCCCAAATAGAAGATCGTTTGCAAGCTGGCTGTCCCTGTACTCAACCGCAGCCGGCTGCTTGGGAGCTGCCATCATGGCTTCCTTCACATACCATATGCTCAGGCACTCGGACCATTTTAATGCTTTATGGGTTGTTTCCATATTCAGTGGCCTGAAATGGGGTCTAGGAATGATTCACATTTTCAGCACAAATAGAGCTACTGCAAGTTTTACTGATTCAGAGTCAAATCCTGCTCCCATAACCCATATCGTATCGATTTTCAGATATCCCCATGCAGCAGGAAGTCTTGCTGGGGTCTTTCTTTCATCTTTCACATCGATGTGCATTTTTGGAGCAGGATTGCTTTATGCGATAGGATATCTTTGCATAAAAGCAAAgcatattttgtttctatggctGATATATTTCTTGGTCCCTTTGGTTTCTCTTCCGCTGGCGCACCCACTGCAGCAAACCATGAAGTCAGATGCTGAGAAAATGCAGCTTCTTGGCTTCATACTGTCATCTTTAACATCTGGCTTCGGATTCTATTATCAAGGAAGCACTTGGGGAATTGGCCATCTGCTTCTCTTTGCAGCTATACAAGGCACTTCAACAG GTTTACTGCATGCATTCGGGAGGGTTCTATGGCTGGATTGTTCTCCGGCAGGGAAAGAAGGCGCATTTTCTGTGTGGTTTTCGTGGGCGCGAGCACTGGGAGCATGTGCAGGATTTGCTCTGGCAACAGCCATGCCTGGAGATGTTGGCAAGGCCTTTGGAGTTTCTTTTTGTGCCGGACTTGTTGGGATGATTGTTTTAATCTTTGGAAATATCAGCAGCTTTAGAGGGGCCAAAGCAGCTGGTCATGTAATCAAAAGTGAGAACAATTCCCCTGTTCATGGATGGGATGATGATCATGTGAAGGGATCAGTTACCACAGAAGTTGTACCTCAAGGGAAGGTTGATGTTTAA